A genomic region of Desulfovibrio aminophilus contains the following coding sequences:
- a CDS encoding cell wall metabolism sensor histidine kinase WalK — protein sequence MRSIPWPKRLSITTKLLLWCLALIVIFYATTTFLLLRIRDIVDVSGSVATAHHEIDSATQRMIRTLLSLEENRKRYEILKKDDYIQYMINDLAGFKETLDRVLERYPEYRERWKPLTEEFSIILSTDSGPESLVLPDKTVNSWITLLAESRQANQAETETQLHELNQAGRDAARMGFFGLMASITAGLAGSVLIAYRLNRSLSEVRRGIRDLAQGGEMKPVRVLSSDELGELARAFNSMTARLRQEEQMRSDFISMLSHEIRTPLTSIRESVELVADGVFGDLNERQLHFLEISKKEIQRLTSLLTRLMTVSSMEANDLKLRPEPLDAEIFTRSVIERIQPAATAKSIHITLRMPPAPCRALADFEHTQQVLLNLLGNAVKFSPTGSRITVSVEARDDRVVFCVRDEGRGIPEAEQAYVFRKYYREPSVRASVDGVGLGLSIAKRIVDAHGGEMWLTSEEGKGSCFCFSLPKVAELE from the coding sequence ATGCGCTCGATCCCCTGGCCCAAACGCCTCTCCATCACCACCAAGCTCCTCCTCTGGTGCCTGGCGCTCATCGTCATCTTCTACGCCACCACCACCTTCCTGCTCCTGCGCATCCGCGACATCGTGGACGTCTCCGGCTCGGTGGCCACGGCGCACCACGAGATCGACAGCGCCACCCAGCGCATGATCCGCACCCTCCTGTCCCTGGAGGAGAACCGCAAGCGCTACGAAATCCTCAAGAAGGACGACTACATCCAGTACATGATCAATGACCTGGCCGGGTTCAAGGAAACCCTGGACCGGGTCCTGGAGCGCTACCCCGAGTACCGGGAGCGCTGGAAGCCCCTCACCGAGGAATTCTCCATCATCCTCTCCACCGACTCCGGGCCGGAGTCCCTGGTCCTGCCGGACAAGACCGTCAACTCCTGGATCACCCTGCTCGCCGAAAGCCGCCAGGCCAACCAGGCCGAGACCGAGACCCAGCTGCACGAGCTGAACCAGGCCGGACGCGACGCGGCCCGCATGGGCTTCTTCGGGCTCATGGCCTCGATCACCGCCGGACTGGCGGGATCGGTCCTCATCGCCTACCGGCTGAACCGCTCCCTCTCCGAGGTCCGGCGCGGCATCCGCGACCTGGCCCAGGGCGGCGAGATGAAGCCGGTGCGGGTGCTCTCCTCCGACGAGCTGGGCGAGCTGGCCCGGGCCTTCAACAGCATGACCGCCCGCCTCCGCCAGGAGGAGCAGATGCGTTCGGACTTCATCTCCATGCTCTCGCACGAAATCCGCACCCCGCTGACGAGCATCCGGGAGTCCGTGGAGCTGGTGGCCGACGGCGTGTTCGGAGACCTGAACGAGCGCCAGCTGCACTTCCTGGAAATCTCCAAGAAGGAGATCCAGCGCCTGACCAGCCTGCTCACCCGGCTCATGACCGTGTCGAGCATGGAGGCCAACGACCTCAAGCTGCGGCCCGAGCCCCTGGACGCCGAGATCTTCACCCGCTCGGTCATCGAACGCATCCAGCCCGCGGCCACGGCCAAGAGCATCCACATCACCCTGCGCATGCCGCCCGCGCCCTGCCGGGCCCTGGCCGACTTCGAGCACACCCAGCAGGTGCTCCTGAACCTTCTGGGCAACGCCGTGAAGTTCTCGCCCACGGGTTCGCGCATCACGGTCTCGGTGGAGGCCCGGGACGACCGGGTGGTCTTCTGCGTGCGCGACGAGGGACGCGGCATCCCCGAGGCCGAGCAGGCCTACGTCTTCCGCAAGTACTACCGGGAGCCCTCGGTGCGGGCCAGCGTGGACGGCGTGGGCCTGGGCCTGTCCATCGCCAAGCGCATCGTGGACGCCCACGGCGGCGAGATGTGGCTCACCAGCGAGGAGGGCAAGGGCAGCTGTTTCTGCTTCTCCCTTCCCAAGGTCGCCGAGTTGGAGTAG
- a CDS encoding tol-pal system YbgF family protein: MRRPFRLALLPLVLALALGGCAVHLTPKSEPHAQGQTPESLNALTSAAEAYRAGDYDRAADLFLALSLVSSDPVLSRKALYGLACSKLALAESDEDMAEALDVWKRWASLAPDNPDIEDPRLLSPLLPRLAPDGEDSRETVRSMEKEMNRLRARLKEKSQDLDALKSQLDALEQLHKEITIRKQDIN, encoded by the coding sequence ATGCGACGTCCTTTCCGCCTCGCGCTCCTGCCGCTCGTCCTGGCCCTGGCCCTGGGCGGCTGCGCCGTGCACCTGACGCCCAAGAGCGAACCCCACGCCCAGGGACAGACCCCGGAATCCCTGAACGCCCTGACGTCGGCCGCGGAGGCCTACCGGGCCGGGGACTACGACCGGGCCGCCGACCTCTTCCTGGCTCTCTCCCTGGTCAGCTCCGACCCCGTGCTCTCGCGCAAGGCCCTCTACGGCCTGGCCTGCTCCAAGCTGGCCCTGGCCGAATCCGACGAGGACATGGCCGAGGCCCTGGATGTCTGGAAGCGCTGGGCCAGCCTGGCCCCGGACAACCCGGACATCGAGGACCCCCGCCTGCTCTCCCCGCTCCTGCCGCGCCTGGCCCCGGACGGCGAGGACTCGCGGGAGACCGTGCGCTCCATGGAGAAGGAGATGAACCGGCTGCGCGCCCGTCTCAAGGAGAAGTCCCAGGATCTCGACGCGCTGAAAAGCCAGTTGGACGCCCTGGAGCAGCTGCACAAGGAAATCACCATCCGCAAGCAGGACATCAACTAG
- a CDS encoding sigma-54 dependent transcriptional regulator: MEQNERKQYTILAVDDDPNILQVLEARLVAAGYRTRLAGSAEDALSSLADGPVDCIVSDVKMPGMGGAGLLKEVLANWPEVRVILLTAYGSIPDAVASIRTGAADYLTKPFDGRQLVAKIDSILAGRAPARKKAPQAKNGPLSMLWGGKSPGMREFLDRLERVAHGDVNVLVTGESGTGKELVARILHQLSPRAKGPFVIVDCGSTPATLLESELFGHVKGSFTHALKDKKGLIEEADGGTLLLDEIGNISPEMQTRLLRFLQERTIRRIGDTKEIPVSCRVVAATNADLPAMVRKGSFREDLYFRLKVATLSVPPLRERTEDIPVLAERFLEEACTSQNRPPMSLAAETVKRMLGYHWPGNVRELKNAIEAGVVFARDDVFRPGDLALEDLDAPLSPEAAPREEQSLSLEESEHQAILRALKKTGWVKKAAADLLGISRRAIHYKIKKYGIPDREE, from the coding sequence ATGGAACAGAACGAACGCAAGCAGTACACGATCCTCGCGGTCGACGACGACCCGAACATCCTCCAGGTGCTGGAGGCGCGGCTGGTCGCCGCGGGCTACCGCACGCGCCTGGCGGGCAGCGCCGAGGACGCCCTGTCCTCCCTGGCCGACGGCCCCGTGGACTGCATCGTCTCGGACGTGAAGATGCCGGGCATGGGCGGGGCGGGCCTGCTCAAGGAAGTGCTCGCCAACTGGCCCGAGGTGCGGGTCATCCTGCTCACGGCCTACGGCAGCATTCCGGACGCCGTGGCCTCCATCCGCACCGGCGCGGCCGACTACCTGACCAAGCCCTTCGACGGCCGCCAGCTGGTGGCCAAGATCGACTCCATCCTGGCCGGGCGCGCCCCGGCCCGCAAGAAGGCCCCCCAGGCCAAGAACGGCCCCCTGTCCATGCTCTGGGGCGGCAAGAGCCCGGGCATGCGCGAGTTCCTGGACCGCCTGGAGCGCGTGGCCCACGGCGACGTGAACGTGCTCGTCACCGGCGAGTCCGGCACGGGCAAGGAGCTCGTGGCCCGCATCCTCCACCAGCTCTCGCCCCGGGCCAAGGGCCCCTTCGTGATCGTGGACTGCGGCTCCACCCCGGCCACGCTCCTGGAAAGCGAGCTCTTCGGCCACGTCAAGGGCAGCTTCACCCACGCCCTCAAGGACAAGAAGGGCCTCATCGAGGAGGCCGACGGCGGCACCCTGCTCCTGGACGAGATCGGCAACATCTCCCCGGAGATGCAGACCCGGCTTCTGCGCTTCCTGCAGGAGCGGACCATCCGCCGCATCGGCGACACCAAGGAGATTCCGGTTTCCTGCCGGGTGGTGGCGGCCACCAACGCCGACCTGCCCGCCATGGTCCGCAAGGGCTCCTTCCGCGAGGACCTCTATTTCCGACTCAAGGTGGCCACCCTCTCCGTGCCGCCCCTGCGCGAGCGCACCGAGGACATCCCGGTCCTGGCAGAGCGCTTCCTGGAGGAGGCCTGCACGTCCCAGAACCGGCCGCCCATGAGCCTGGCCGCCGAAACGGTCAAGCGCATGCTCGGCTACCACTGGCCGGGCAACGTGCGGGAGCTGAAGAACGCCATCGAGGCGGGCGTGGTCTTCGCCCGCGACGACGTGTTCCGGCCGGGCGACCTGGCCCTGGAGGATCTGGACGCGCCCCTCTCCCCGGAGGCGGCCCCACGCGAGGAGCAGTCGCTCTCCCTGGAGGAGAGCGAGCACCAGGCCATTCTGCGGGCGCTCAAGAAGACCGGCTGGGTCAAGAAGGCGGCGGCCGACCTGCTGGGCATCAGCCGCCGCGCCATCCACTACAAGATCAAGAAGTACGGCATCCCGGACCGCGAGGAATAG
- a CDS encoding Yip1 family protein, giving the protein MSTAFDFQRLWDDSLAILREPKKFFSSMPASGGFGDPVLRAVVYGLAAGVVNLLWGLFGMGHGRMMTSFGGLGIGGLAGMPLVALAGVFVGGGLLWLAARLCGSRPGYEAAARASAACQVLLPVRAAFNVFHAASPSLGLAMGVALNLFGAWLAYHALGSALGVEERKARVAGVVLAVLSLAGMAS; this is encoded by the coding sequence ATGAGCACGGCCTTCGACTTCCAGCGGCTCTGGGACGACTCGCTGGCGATCCTGCGGGAACCAAAAAAGTTCTTCTCCTCCATGCCCGCCTCCGGCGGCTTCGGCGACCCGGTGCTGCGGGCCGTGGTCTACGGCTTGGCCGCCGGGGTGGTGAACCTGCTCTGGGGGCTCTTCGGCATGGGCCACGGCCGGATGATGACTTCCTTCGGCGGCCTGGGGATCGGCGGGCTGGCGGGCATGCCGCTGGTGGCCCTGGCCGGGGTCTTCGTGGGCGGGGGCCTGCTCTGGCTGGCGGCCCGCCTGTGCGGCTCGCGGCCCGGATACGAGGCCGCGGCGCGGGCCTCGGCCGCCTGCCAGGTGCTGCTGCCCGTGCGCGCGGCCTTCAACGTCTTTCACGCCGCCAGCCCGAGCCTGGGCCTGGCCATGGGCGTGGCCCTGAACCTGTTCGGGGCCTGGCTGGCCTACCACGCCCTGGGCTCCGCCCTGGGGGTGGAGGAACGCAAGGCCCGCGTGGCGGGTGTGGTCCTGGCCGTGCTCTCCCTGGCCGGAATGGCCTCCTGA
- a CDS encoding ankyrin repeat domain-containing protein, whose product MRTRTLCLLLAVLLCLPAGAEAARFTGLFMAIGEGDLARVKAMTPPRGLLDAVDDASGATPLTWAAQCGTPEIVVWLLDAGASIEGRDKLDMTPLVSAAEFGNFATAKVLLERGADAQARTYYGKTTLHAACGSKGDLALVRELLARGCDLHATDTFGATAISWAVRKGKVDIALYLLEQGADPKGCPLTPFTPLHWAAKSGDISLVEALVQRGADVNARGPNGATPLGWAKDPRVRGFLEAHGAR is encoded by the coding sequence ATGCGCACACGGACTCTCTGCCTCCTCCTGGCGGTCCTGCTCTGCCTGCCCGCCGGGGCCGAGGCCGCCCGCTTCACCGGCCTGTTCATGGCCATCGGCGAGGGCGACTTGGCCCGGGTCAAGGCCATGACCCCGCCGCGCGGCCTGCTGGACGCGGTGGACGACGCCTCCGGGGCCACGCCCCTGACCTGGGCGGCCCAGTGCGGCACCCCGGAGATCGTGGTCTGGCTCCTGGACGCCGGGGCCTCCATCGAGGGCCGCGACAAGCTCGACATGACCCCCCTGGTCTCGGCCGCAGAGTTCGGCAACTTCGCCACGGCCAAGGTCCTCCTGGAGCGCGGCGCGGACGCCCAGGCCCGCACTTACTACGGCAAGACCACCCTGCACGCCGCCTGCGGCAGCAAGGGCGACCTGGCGCTGGTGCGCGAGCTGCTCGCGCGCGGCTGCGACCTGCACGCCACGGACACGTTCGGGGCCACGGCCATCTCCTGGGCCGTGCGCAAGGGCAAGGTGGACATCGCCCTCTATCTCCTGGAGCAGGGCGCGGACCCCAAGGGCTGCCCCCTGACCCCCTTCACGCCCCTGCACTGGGCGGCCAAGTCCGGCGACATCTCCCTGGTCGAGGCCCTGGTCCAGCGCGGAGCGGACGTGAACGCCCGCGGCCCCAACGGAGCCACCCCCCTGGGCTGGGCCAAGGACCCCCGGGTGCGCGGCTTCCTCGAAGCCCACGGGGCGCGCTGA